CTGAGTCGTATAGTAACGATCGGGCAAGATAAATCGGAGGCAATTGAAATCCTGTGTAATGCCTTCTGGCAAGGAACCTTCAATTTCTGCACAGAGAGAAAGCACGACCTTAATATTGGCTGCAACTAGCCGGGAGTGATCTGCCGCTTGGGGTAACCCTCCCACAGCCAACTTACCGGGGATCACCCAACTAAAAGGGGTTTGGCGCTGGTAGGAAGATCGCTGTCGTGGTTTTCCGCGCAGCCAGCTATGCCACTGGAGTCGGATGGTTTCGATCAGCCATTTAATTTGCCGTAATACTTGTCTCACCTGTATTTCTCGATGCTGACCCAATTGCTGTTTTCAGTGATCCAGGGACCCCCGTTTGTAATCCGGATTTGCGTTGACACGCCCGAACTAGTAACGAGTATAGGTGAGCTAAATCTAAAGATTAGCTAGGGATGTTTAACTAATTCTAAATAGTTGTTCTAACTAAGTAGTTGAACTATTCATAAATAACTCATCCTGTTTTGCAAAAGTATGGCATTGTTTATTGAAAAGTCTTCATGCTTTCAAATTCCCTGCCATCACCAAGTCATAGGGTCGAGGTAATTTACTCAAAAATTTGATTTCAGGTGCGCTCACTTCAACCCAATCATGAAGAAAAAAAGGCAGTCGGCTTCTAATGCGTCAACCGAACAACCAGAGAATTGGATTTTCCTTTAGCCATATTACTTTTACCAGCTTATTGCTCCTAGGCAGCACTGCTGCTTCTGGGTGGGCGCAAATGCCCATATTAGCGCCTCCCAGCTTAGCGCCTGCGAGTCTACCTCCATCAAGCCCAGCCATGGATGTTTCCCAGGATGGCTACCAATTGGGAGCGGGCGATCGCGTGCGTCTAGATATCTTTCAGGTTCCAGAGTACAGCGGAGAGCACCAAGTTTTATCCGATGGTTCTCTGAATTTACCCCTGATTGGCACGGTACCTGTCCAAGGCATGACGCTCAAGCAAGCCTCTGCGATTCTCTCGGCCAAATATGCCCCCATCATTAAGCGGCCCCTAGTGACGATGACCTTGCTGAGCGCACGACCCCTCAAGATTGCGATCGCCGGAGAGGTCAGCCATCCCGGTTCTTATACGGTGTCCCCCAGTGGTGAGCAAGGGGTGCCCACGGTCACTCGTGCGGTGCAATTGGCGGGAGGAATCACCCAAGCGGCTGATACCAGGCAGGTACAAGTCCGGCGGGCTCGGCCTCTGAATATGGGTGGCGAGCAAATCTTAACAGTCGATCTCTGGCAACTTCTGCAAACTGGAGATTTACGGCAAGACCTACTGCTGCGAGATGGCGATACCGTTTTTATCCCTACACAAAAAACTGTTAATTTAGCTGAAGCCAATCAACTAGCTGCGGCTAGCTTTGCGGCCAGTAAAGCAGAACCGCTACGAATTGCCGTTGTGGGGCAAGTGAACCGTCCTGGGCCCTATACCCTAACAGGAAATGTGGAGGGGCAGGCAGAGTCAGGTGGGGGAGTGCAAATGCCCACTCTGACGCGAGCGATTCAAGTGGCAGGAGGCATTACGCAATCAGCGGATATCCGTCAAATTCAATTACGGCGGATGACGAAAACAGGAGCAGATCAAGTCATTGGTGTGGATCTCTGGAAGCTGTTACAGGATGGGGATGTGCGTCAAGATATTCCCCTGCAAGAAGGAGATACAATCACGATCCCCACGGCAACGGCCATGACCCCCACGGAAGTCACAGAGCTGGCTTCAGCG
This is a stretch of genomic DNA from Trichocoleus desertorum ATA4-8-CV12. It encodes these proteins:
- a CDS encoding dual specificity protein phosphatase family protein, with translation MRQVLRQIKWLIETIRLQWHSWLRGKPRQRSSYQRQTPFSWVIPGKLAVGGLPQAADHSRLVAANIKVVLSLCAEIEGSLPEGITQDFNCLRFILPDRYYTTQLEVHQLAKAVEIVHQSVQNHLPVYVHCLAGIERSPTVCIAYLCLYQNLELWEALNWIKQVHPSAMPNEAQLRALREFLQVHQNL
- a CDS encoding SLBB domain-containing protein; the protein is MPILAPPSLAPASLPPSSPAMDVSQDGYQLGAGDRVRLDIFQVPEYSGEHQVLSDGSLNLPLIGTVPVQGMTLKQASAILSAKYAPIIKRPLVTMTLLSARPLKIAIAGEVSHPGSYTVSPSGEQGVPTVTRAVQLAGGITQAADTRQVQVRRARPLNMGGEQILTVDLWQLLQTGDLRQDLLLRDGDTVFIPTQKTVNLAEANQLAAASFAASKAEPLRIAVVGQVNRPGPYTLTGNVEGQAESGGGVQMPTLTRAIQVAGGITQSADIRQIQLRRMTKTGADQVIGVDLWKLLQDGDVRQDIPLQEGDTITIPTATAMTPTEVTELASASFSPSKITVNVVGEVVQPGAVEVPPNSPLNQGLLAAGGFNRRAKKGSVELIRLNPNGTVSRQQVAINFSKGLSDKDNPPLRNNDTIIVKRSGISGFSDAVGTVLSPLTSGFGLFRLLGL